In the Polyangiaceae bacterium genome, one interval contains:
- the hrcA gene encoding heat-inducible transcriptional repressor HrcA, producing MSSSQLNKRARAILYAVVSEFIETGEPVGSRTLVKKYGFSLSAATIRNVLSDLEDAGFLAQPHTSAGRVPTEKAFRLFIDALMQIRQLSAEERHRIGQLFEEFAPGRDLVRATGRLLSELTGSAAVLVRPRIETRTVVKVRFIPTRPGEVLSVIVLSDGTVENRFIRVEQDLTPSLLERLHTLLEEATGGRSLAALREHFVQALADSRDEVANLRRLGLSLVNAAIDRGGREMDVVIEGQSRLLERTDASTEHLRELLHALDEREKLVELLDRVLNTERVQVFLGEDTAEMAGMPVSLVAAPYRDGGALGGAVGVIGPTRMDYASVVPLVTATADAMTAALALPEDGKQKDES from the coding sequence TTGAGCTCCTCACAATTGAACAAGCGCGCCCGCGCCATCCTCTACGCCGTCGTCAGCGAGTTCATCGAGACCGGCGAGCCCGTGGGCAGTCGCACCCTGGTGAAGAAGTACGGATTTTCCCTGTCCGCCGCCACGATTCGCAATGTGCTCTCGGATTTGGAGGACGCGGGCTTCCTAGCACAACCCCACACTTCGGCCGGTCGGGTACCGACGGAGAAGGCCTTTCGCCTGTTCATCGACGCCTTGATGCAGATCCGCCAGCTCTCTGCCGAAGAGCGTCACCGTATCGGTCAGCTGTTCGAGGAGTTCGCTCCGGGGCGGGATCTCGTGCGAGCGACGGGCCGACTGCTGTCGGAGTTGACGGGTTCGGCCGCGGTACTGGTTCGGCCGCGCATCGAGACGCGCACGGTGGTGAAGGTGCGATTCATTCCCACGCGGCCCGGTGAGGTGCTCAGTGTGATCGTGCTCTCGGACGGAACGGTGGAAAATCGGTTCATTCGAGTGGAGCAAGACTTGACGCCCTCGTTGTTGGAGCGATTGCACACGCTGTTGGAGGAGGCGACCGGGGGGCGCAGCTTGGCAGCCTTGCGTGAGCACTTCGTGCAAGCACTGGCCGATAGCCGCGACGAGGTAGCCAACCTGCGTCGCTTGGGGCTGTCCTTGGTCAACGCTGCCATTGATCGCGGCGGGCGCGAGATGGACGTGGTGATCGAGGGGCAATCACGCTTGTTGGAGCGCACTGACGCCAGCACCGAACACTTGCGCGAGCTGCTCCATGCGCTGGATGAACGCGAGAAGCTCGTGGAACTCTTGGATCGCGTGCTGAACACCGAACGCGTGCAGGTGTTTCTCGGCGAAGACACGGCGGAGATGGCGGGAATGCCGGTGAGCCTGGTCGCGGCACCCTACCGCGACGGTGGAGCACTCGGCGGTGCGGTGGGCGTGATCGGACCGACTCGCATGGACTACGCGAGCGTCGTCCCTCTGGTCACGGCAACCGCGGATGCGATGACCGCAGCCCTGGCCCTGCCCGAAGACGGCAAGCAAAAGGACGAGTCTTGA
- a CDS encoding cyclic nucleotide-binding domain-containing protein, whose product MPTAPPGLPGQTPGESPVDRALALSLADEKDAALRWGAALLRSEPASPLALLVTARLLSALGRREVAVEGLEVCIERALDAGNLPVAVAAACDLKTLRANAEKHLDEIARVFCVRSPNLLAKGAAPPELPGEAEQFQPLPSALSGKALLAKAQEAVHDAKRLLESEREAGRQQRRVAPHPLFSALTQPQLRAMIGIFETTTVATDTVLIEEGTTGAEAYIVARGELEVRRQLGDESIDTMQLALLGNGALFGEMALLSRAPRAASVIARRPSIILVARKDALDRIAEKQPQVGELFADHCRRRMVENLVRTSSILSAVRADERPALVDRFVTRTYEEGERLINQGQDSEGLHLIASGEVAVVHDEGDDSTVIAKLGVGEVVGEVALVLRRPSSADVIANCPTVTLHLPRERFLELIKEHPAILGQLYDLAIKRDEETSTIVAQEATDADEFVLI is encoded by the coding sequence ATGCCCACGGCGCCCCCCGGACTCCCTGGACAGACCCCTGGCGAAAGCCCGGTCGATCGCGCGCTGGCTCTTTCCTTGGCTGACGAGAAGGACGCCGCCTTGCGCTGGGGCGCGGCGCTCTTGCGCAGCGAGCCCGCGTCTCCGCTGGCGCTGTTGGTCACTGCGCGCTTGCTCTCCGCTCTGGGTCGCCGCGAAGTCGCGGTGGAAGGGTTGGAAGTCTGCATCGAGCGCGCCTTGGACGCCGGCAACCTGCCCGTGGCCGTCGCGGCCGCCTGCGACTTGAAGACCCTGCGGGCCAACGCGGAGAAGCACCTGGACGAGATTGCCCGGGTGTTCTGCGTGCGTTCGCCGAACCTACTGGCCAAAGGCGCGGCGCCCCCGGAGTTGCCCGGTGAGGCAGAGCAGTTCCAGCCGCTGCCCTCGGCGCTCTCGGGCAAGGCTCTGTTGGCCAAGGCGCAAGAAGCGGTGCACGACGCCAAGCGTCTGCTCGAGTCCGAGCGCGAGGCCGGTCGCCAACAAAGGCGAGTCGCGCCTCACCCGCTGTTTTCCGCCCTGACGCAGCCCCAACTTCGGGCGATGATCGGCATCTTCGAGACGACGACGGTGGCGACGGACACGGTGCTGATCGAGGAAGGAACGACCGGCGCCGAAGCCTACATCGTGGCGCGCGGCGAGTTGGAAGTGCGACGTCAGCTCGGCGACGAATCCATCGACACGATGCAGCTTGCCCTGCTCGGCAACGGCGCACTGTTCGGGGAGATGGCGCTGTTGAGCCGCGCGCCTCGAGCGGCCAGTGTGATCGCGCGCCGCCCCAGCATCATCTTGGTGGCGCGCAAAGACGCCCTGGATCGCATTGCAGAAAAGCAGCCCCAAGTCGGCGAATTGTTCGCGGACCACTGTCGGCGACGCATGGTCGAGAATCTGGTGCGCACCAGCTCGATCTTGAGTGCGGTGCGAGCCGACGAGCGCCCCGCGCTGGTAGATCGATTCGTGACGCGTACCTACGAAGAAGGCGAGCGGCTGATCAACCAGGGCCAGGACTCGGAAGGTCTGCACCTGATCGCGTCCGGTGAAGTCGCGGTGGTGCACGACGAGGGGGACGACAGCACCGTCATCGCCAAGCTAGGCGTCGGCGAAGTGGTCGGCGAGGTTGCCCTGGTCTTGCGGCGACCCTCGAGCGCGGACGTGATCGCCAACTGCCCCACGGTCACTCTGCACTTGCCCCGCGAGCGCTTCTTGGAGCTGATCAAGGAGCACCCGGCCATTCTCGGCCAGCTCTACGACTTGGCCATCAAGCGCGACGAAGAGACGAGCACCATCGTGGCCCAAGAGGCGACGGACGCCGATGAATTCGTGCTGATCTGA